A segment of the Candidatus Protochlamydia naegleriophila genome:
GAGAGGGAAAGCAGGCAATCGCCAGTACCTGGAGGAAGGTCGATTAACAAGAGATCTATATCCCCCCAAACTGTATCCTGGATCATTTTCTGTAAAGTGGAGTGAAGCAGTGGACCGCGCCAAATAACAGAACGTGCCTCTTCCATGAAAAATCCGATGGACAGGGCTTTAATGCCAAATTTCGCAAAAGGAATGACTTTGATGCTCCCATCGGCCTGTTTTTCGAGTCTTGGACTTAAACGCCGCAGTCCCAACATGATCGGGATGGAGGGGCCGTAGATGTCGGCATCGAGCAGGGCTACATTTAATCCTTGCTGAGCCATAGCCACGGCTAGATTGACGGCGATGGTCGATTTACCAACTCCACCTTTACCCGATCCAATGGCTAAGACTTTATAGGGAGGAGTCTCCATTAGGCGTTTCTCCGATTTGAATGGCCAATTGCTGGGAGATCGTTTCATAAGGGACAGTTGGAGCATTGGCACAAATGCCTTCACACCACGCAGCAGCTTCGCGCCAATCTTTTTCTGATTTGAGATTTTGCGGCCACCAGGGGTAGGTGCGGCACTGGGTTGGGCGAACAGAGTAAATTTGGCACTTTCTGTCTTTTAAAAAAACGCAGTCGTAGGTGTGCGGGCGCTCTAGTAAAGAGAAGCGACCTTTGATCCTGCGCAAAAAGCGATCGGCAAATTCCTGGATGGATAAATTGAGATGGGCTGCAATCTGTTCTATTTCTTCTTCATTGACCCAAATGTAACCTGGAGCTCCGGTACAGCATTGACCGCAGCCTGTGCACTCAAAAGAGAGGCCGTTTGCATACCAGGGCTTTTCATCTTGAATAACTTTCAGCATAGTCTCTTACGAATCTTTTTCTTTAATCATTTGCCGAATGCCGGCTACCACGAATAAAATTAAAAAAATGATGCAAACCACTCCAACGACAGCGGCTTCCACAAATAAAGACAAAAGCATCGCTCGACCTCATGACTTTATGCACTCTTCAATCTTTTACTGATACGCTAAAAAATAACTATTGTCAAATCTGGCCGCTGTTTGCTATGATCCGCGGCCGTTAGACGGGTTGTGATTAGCGAAAGATTATGTTAACACACGCTTTTTATTTTTGATAGGTTCAAGTTCCTTTGAAGCTATCCTCCTTATTCCCTCCAGCCTCAGGCACTCGTGCAGCAGGCATGTCTTCTAGCGCCACAATAAATATAGTTAGTAATTGGAGATCACTCATGCAGAAACAACGAGAACATTGGAGTTCACATTTAGGATTTATTTTAGCAGCGGCTGGATCGGCAATCGGTCTGGGCACATTATGGAAGTTTCCCTATGTGACGGGTGAGAATGGAGGGGGGATCTTTGTTTTCATCTATATTCTTTGCACGTTTTTTATTGGCATTCCTGTTTTTATTGCAGAGCTTGTTTTAGGACGCAAAGCGCAAAGAGGCGCGGTTGGAATTTTTGCCAATTTGGCCAATAATTCAGCTGCCTGGAAAAGCGTTGGCTGGCTGGGAGTCGCTTCTTCATTTTTGATCATGTCATTTTATAGCGTGTTAGCCGGTTGGGGACTCAACTATGTTTTCATGTCGCTTAGCCAGTTTTATGAAAATCGGACGGCGCAAGAAATTTCTAATATTTTTGACGTCCTGTCATCATCGGCGGACATTACCCTCTTTTGGCACTTCCTCTTCACTGCTTTAACGGCGGCGGTTGTCTATCGTGGAGTGAGGCAAGGGATTGAATACTGGAGCCGCTTCATGACGATTGGATTATTGGTGATTTTGGTTGGCATGTGCTTGTTTGCCATGACCCTTGAAGGTTTTAAGGAAGGGGTGCAATTCATTTTTTATCCTGATTTAGCCCGCTTTAAACCGTCGGCAGCCATCGAAGCACTCGGGCTGTCTTTTTTTACTCTGAGTTTAGGGCAGGGGATCATGCTTACCTATGGCAGCTATATGCGTCGCGGAGATGATATTCCAAAAACGGCGGTGATCATTGGCGTTATGATCGTTTTGATTTCTCTTTTGGCGGGATTGATGATTTTCCCAATCATCTTTACTTTCGGCTTTGCTCCAGAAGCTGGACCCGGCCTAGTCTTTAAGACCCTACCTGTTTTATTTGCCAAGCTGCCAGGGGCTTTATTCATTTCCACTGGTTTTTTTATTCTTTTTGTCTTTACAGCGCTGACCTCTGCCGTCGCTTTGATCGAAGTCGTGGCAGCGAACTTTACCGATCTGCTCGGATGGTCGCGCCAAAAGGCTGTTCTAGTGGTGGCAATCAGTTGCTTTGTTTTTGGAATTCCGAGCGCTTTATCAAACACGAATACGCTATTTGCCAACTGGCCGGCCATTTACGGAAAGACATTTTTCCAGACGATTGATGATTTGGTCACGCTTTGGTTTTTACCAATTGGCGGTTTGCTAGTCTCTATTTTTACTGGATGGATTCTGGATAAAGAGTTGGGAAAAGAAGAATTTAATTCTGGAACGGCCCTGCGTTGGCTATGGCGTCCATGGATGATTTTTGTCCGTTGGGTTGCACCAATAGCCATTGTTTTCATTATCTTGCAGCAAAGCGGATTAATCGATATCGATGCCTATTTTGGACGCAGGGCAATACCCAATCAGCCGCTTTAGACTAGAATCGTGATGCTGGATGATACGTAAAATGCAATCAAACAGCATCACAAAGTTAAGACTTAGATCCTATCTCGTTCCCATTTCCAACTATTATTGCCGATAAGTTTTTTTTGATAATTAATTTAATGATTTTTTGATCTGAATAATTAACTTTCACTAGTGTAAGATTAATCTGAAGCTGCTATAATTCAAAATAGAGGGGAGATAGAATCTTTCTTCTTTCAAACTTTTATCTGGGAGGTGTTGTCATGAAAGATACTGCTCATCATCTTAGAAATGTCCAAAAGAAAATCATCCGTTCGGTTCGTCAGGAAAAACTGCAAGCTTTATCGCATACGACTCCAAAACTTGCCATGCTTGCCCCAGAGCCTGAGTCTCTAAAGCATGCGAGTGAGGTTGACGAAGGCCGGGTCGTTGCCGCTCCAAAACGGGCAGGCTTGCCTAAAATGATGAGAGCACAATCCTATCATTAATTGTTTGTTTTAGGCTCAAAAAGTTTTAATTAGAAGTGAATTTGACGGTAAATAGGGAGATTTTGAGGAATCTTGGATAAAGATACCGTTTTCCTATTTACCGTTTCTATTAAAGAAAGGGTCGACTAAGAAGACAAGTCGTAAGAAAAGCCCTTTTGGTTTGTGAGCTGAATGCCAAAAATAGAGTGAAGTAGGGCTGGATTGACGACTGCATCGTAAAGGCCTGTTGCGACACATGTTCCTTGATGGAGAATGGAGAGGCAATCGCAAAAGCGATTGGCTGCTAGTAAATCATGGACGGCAACGATGACCGTTTTGCCGTGCTCTGCTAAAACCCTTAAGAGCTTCCAGATTTCCAATTGATGGCGTACGTCCAAATAAGAGGTGGGTTCATCCAGGAGCAGCACAGGAGCTTCTGTGACGAGAGCTCTTGCAATGTACACTCTTTGCTTTTCGCCGCCGGACAATTGCGATAAAAACTGCTTTCTCAGATGCCAGGCATCCACTTTTTCGAGGATCGACTGGATCAATACCTCATCTCGTTTTGGGATGTATCCATGTGAATAGCGTCCCATTTTGACAATGTCTTCGACCAAGAAGTCGAAGTGGAGGAGGGGATTTTGCGGAACGAGGGACAAGGTACGGCTAATTTCAGCGCGCGGCTTTTGCAACAGGGGCTCACCTTGCCATTCAACTCTTCCAGCCGTGGGCTGCCAAATACCAGTCATAGTTTTGAGCAGCGTGGATTTTCCCGACCCGTTGGGTCCTAGAATGCCATAGACAAATCCCGGTTCAAAGGTGAGTGAAATCTGTTCGATTAGCTTTTTTTCTTTGAGTTGGTAAGTCAATCCGTGTGTTTTCAGTGTCATATGAGCTCTAAAAGGCTAAGCGTCTTTGTGAACGGAAAAGGAGGATTAAAAAACAGCTTCCTCCAATGATGGCAGAAAAATTGCCGATTGAAATGGCGTGCAAGTCAAAAAATCTCAGCGAAACGTCGATAGAGGTCAAGATGGCAGCTCCGGCAACTATGCAAAGTGGAATGAGGGTGAGATGATCGGGGCCTTGCAGGCGGCGAATGACATGGGGTAGAACGAGTCCAAAAAAGGCAATCATGCCGACGGCTGCTAAGGCGCCACCCGTCAAAAGAGAAATGCAAAGAAACAGGCGCCAGCGCACCCTTTTCACATCTACTCCAAGATTTGTGGCCTCTTCTTCGCCAAGGGCCAAAATATTCATTTCTTGCCTGTAGTTACAGCATCCCCATAATCCAACAAGCGTCAAAGGAAGTTGCATATGCACGTGCTGCCAACCCCTATCGGTGGTAGAGCCGGCTTCCCATTCTGTAATGGTCTGAATCAGCTGCCAGTGATCCCGCAGGGCATACAAGATGAGGCTTTGTACGGCAATGAGTAGGGTTGAAATGGCAATGCCTGTGAGAATGAGATTGGTTAAATGGGCTCCTTCCTGATATCTCGCAATAGCATAGACGATGCAAAGGGTGAGAAGGCAGCCGAGAAAGGCGGCTAAGGGAAGAGCATAAGGATGACTGAAGCGTAAATTGAAAATAAAGACTAGAACGACAGCCAGACATCCACCTGAGCTAATTCCTAGAATGCTCGGTGAGGCCAAAGGATTGTGGAACAAGGACTGCATCACTGCGCCCGATACAGCTAAAGAGGCTCCGGTGCAGATTAAAACGAGTAGGCGCGGTAAGCGTTCATCGAGCAGAGGGTTCCAATCTGAACTATTTTCGTGAAGGCGAAGAAGAGCTCCTTGCCAGACAGTTGACCAGGGGGTTTCTCCGCTGCTGATGGTAAAGAGAGCGCTAGCTAGCAATAATAAGAGTAAAAGAAAAAGGTAAAAGCAGAAAGATTTCATAGACAATAAGCACCAGCTAGAGCTTGTAAGAGATCGAAATAGGCTAAGATGATGTACTGTGTAGGAGATTCCTGGACGGTTTCATCGACTATAAAGAGGCGGTTTGAACGCAAGGCCTTGAGCCTTTGGAAAACTTTATCGGTTTCCATCCATTCTTTAAAACCAGTGGCGCTTGAAGGAACTGAGAGGATTAGGCAATCAGGATTGTAATTGATAATTTTTTCTTGATCAAAAGGAACGCGCCATTCTGTAGAACTTTGCTTAATGGGACATTTGAGGCTTTTACAGTGGCTAAAGGCTCTCTCAACAAGTTGACCACTCAAAGATTTGGTTGTCGGAAGCATGTATTGGTGGTGGTAATAGAGATATAGGACTTGGGTTAAAGAAGAGGTTGAATGGGGAGTTAGTTGTTCGAGTGCACGCAGACGGTTGTCAATAGCCATGAAAGAGGCATTAATAAAAAGCGCAAGCAGATTGGCTTCTAAAGGGTGATTGCTGGCGTGCCCAATCTTAAGCAGCGTTTCTTGAATGTCACTCAATGTATCGATATTTTTGATGGTGCAGAGGCGAATGCCTTGATTGCGCAGCATCTCTAAAGTGGGAGGATGCGAGTAGTGGGCAATAAAGGCGAGGTGAGGACGGGCTAGATAAAGTTTTTCGCCTCGGTAGTATTCCACTTGATGGGGGATTCGATCGAGAAGATCAGGCGCATAGAGTTGAGGCAGATCTCTTAAGCCTTTTGGTATGGCGATAATCTCATTGGGAGAGGCAATGGCGAGGAGAAAGCTTGCTGCTACATAGCTTTGGGGTAGAAAACGGGTGAAGGTGTCCTCTAATTTAATCAGACGTCCAGCATCATCTTGTATTTCTTTTAGGCGCACGTGCCGATTGAGAGCGCTTAATTGAGCATCAGAGGATTCGTCGATCAGACGAGAGAGCAAGTGGGCTTGTAGAAAAGCGTCGTCTGTCAGGGCTTGGATGCCGCTCACCCCTTTGGTCATTAGGACTTCAGAATCTTTTTGCCATTGAGACATCAACTCAAGCATGAGGCGCCTATCTCCCGCCAATGCCTGGTGAAGAGAGTCGCGCTGCAAAGGGGATAGAAAAGGTAGAAGATCGGATGTCTGCAGAGTTAGAGCCGCCTGCTCTGAAAGCGGGGCTTGAATCGAGCTTGGCTGAT
Coding sequences within it:
- a CDS encoding ABC transporter ATP-binding protein gives rise to the protein MTLKTHGLTYQLKEKKLIEQISLTFEPGFVYGILGPNGSGKSTLLKTMTGIWQPTAGRVEWQGEPLLQKPRAEISRTLSLVPQNPLLHFDFLVEDIVKMGRYSHGYIPKRDEVLIQSILEKVDAWHLRKQFLSQLSGGEKQRVYIARALVTEAPVLLLDEPTSYLDVRHQLEIWKLLRVLAEHGKTVIVAVHDLLAANRFCDCLSILHQGTCVATGLYDAVVNPALLHSIFGIQLTNQKGFSYDLSS
- a CDS encoding ABC transporter substrate-binding protein → MSKPLSTSILYLALASFVMGWWILAFRIHQPSSIQAPLSEQAALTLQTSDLLPFLSPLQRDSLHQALAGDRRLMLELMSQWQKDSEVLMTKGVSGIQALTDDAFLQAHLLSRLIDESSDAQLSALNRHVRLKEIQDDAGRLIKLEDTFTRFLPQSYVAASFLLAIASPNEIIAIPKGLRDLPQLYAPDLLDRIPHQVEYYRGEKLYLARPHLAFIAHYSHPPTLEMLRNQGIRLCTIKNIDTLSDIQETLLKIGHASNHPLEANLLALFINASFMAIDNRLRALEQLTPHSTSSLTQVLYLYYHHQYMLPTTKSLSGQLVERAFSHCKSLKCPIKQSSTEWRVPFDQEKIINYNPDCLILSVPSSATGFKEWMETDKVFQRLKALRSNRLFIVDETVQESPTQYIILAYFDLLQALAGAYCL
- a CDS encoding sodium-dependent transporter: MQKQREHWSSHLGFILAAAGSAIGLGTLWKFPYVTGENGGGIFVFIYILCTFFIGIPVFIAELVLGRKAQRGAVGIFANLANNSAAWKSVGWLGVASSFLIMSFYSVLAGWGLNYVFMSLSQFYENRTAQEISNIFDVLSSSADITLFWHFLFTALTAAVVYRGVRQGIEYWSRFMTIGLLVILVGMCLFAMTLEGFKEGVQFIFYPDLARFKPSAAIEALGLSFFTLSLGQGIMLTYGSYMRRGDDIPKTAVIIGVMIVLISLLAGLMIFPIIFTFGFAPEAGPGLVFKTLPVLFAKLPGALFISTGFFILFVFTALTSAVALIEVVAANFTDLLGWSRQKAVLVVAISCFVFGIPSALSNTNTLFANWPAIYGKTFFQTIDDLVTLWFLPIGGLLVSIFTGWILDKELGKEEFNSGTALRWLWRPWMIFVRWVAPIAIVFIILQQSGLIDIDAYFGRRAIPNQPL
- a CDS encoding FecCD family ABC transporter permease, translating into MKSFCFYLFLLLLLLLASALFTISSGETPWSTVWQGALLRLHENSSDWNPLLDERLPRLLVLICTGASLAVSGAVMQSLFHNPLASPSILGISSGGCLAVVLVFIFNLRFSHPYALPLAAFLGCLLTLCIVYAIARYQEGAHLTNLILTGIAISTLLIAVQSLILYALRDHWQLIQTITEWEAGSTTDRGWQHVHMQLPLTLVGLWGCCNYRQEMNILALGEEEATNLGVDVKRVRWRLFLCISLLTGGALAAVGMIAFFGLVLPHVIRRLQGPDHLTLIPLCIVAGAAILTSIDVSLRFFDLHAISIGNFSAIIGGSCFLILLFRSQRRLAF
- a CDS encoding Mrp/NBP35 family ATP-binding protein: METPPYKVLAIGSGKGGVGKSTIAVNLAVAMAQQGLNVALLDADIYGPSIPIMLGLRRLSPRLEKQADGSIKVIPFAKFGIKALSIGFFMEEARSVIWRGPLLHSTLQKMIQDTVWGDIDLLLIDLPPGTGDCLLSLSQLLRIEGALIVSTPQEVAMVDAIKAINAFYQLEIPLLGIIENMAGFTVPETGQTYHIFGQGKGKELASRFNAPLLGSFPLIPDIRQGGDEGYPSAFHQGNSTASALFSELAKEVNQSLRPLANPFCL
- a CDS encoding YkgJ family cysteine cluster protein, which gives rise to MLKVIQDEKPWYANGLSFECTGCGQCCTGAPGYIWVNEEEIEQIAAHLNLSIQEFADRFLRRIKGRFSLLERPHTYDCVFLKDRKCQIYSVRPTQCRTYPWWPQNLKSEKDWREAAAWCEGICANAPTVPYETISQQLAIQIGETPNGDSSL